The following coding sequences lie in one Paenibacillus durus ATCC 35681 genomic window:
- a CDS encoding YwbE family protein — protein MNGQSRSDIRPGLEVDIVLKQDQASGKLTRGTVKDILTNSPRHPHGIKVRLTSGHVGRVKHILGP, from the coding sequence ATGAATGGACAAAGCAGATCGGATATCCGGCCAGGGCTTGAAGTGGATATCGTGCTGAAACAGGACCAGGCCTCGGGCAAGCTGACCCGGGGGACGGTCAAGGATATTTTGACGAATTCGCCCCGTCATCCGCACGGCATCAAGGTAAGGCTGACGAGCGGCCACGTGGGCCGGGTCAAGCATATCTTGGGGCCATAG
- a CDS encoding ribonucleotide-diphosphate reductase subunit beta: MQLQKIFNTEAPNQSTRIIEGECSGILNWNDIRMPHMYKLYKVLLLNHWIADEIPMSKDAQQFPLLDAEEQRVFKINISLLAVLDSMQTMFVGDVKRYFTDSSLEAISAIIGQQEVVHNQSYSYVLSSIVSEREQKEIFEYWKHDPVLLERNQFISEIYQEFRDNPSRQSFFQALVADLILEGIFFYSTFAFFYNLARDQKMMATSQMISYIQRDENQHCYFFAEVFKQLLEDFPELNTKENMDYVYRTIDRAVALETNWAHYTLQEVRGIDLRELSDYIKYIANKRLTLMGLDKAYPGVDVNCMPWIKPFSDEALNATKTDFFEAKSRNYGKVGDDNGFDDL; encoded by the coding sequence ATGCAGCTGCAAAAAATATTCAACACCGAAGCCCCCAACCAATCCACCCGCATTATCGAAGGCGAATGCTCCGGCATTCTGAACTGGAACGACATCCGCATGCCGCACATGTACAAGCTGTACAAGGTGCTGCTGCTGAACCACTGGATCGCCGATGAGATCCCGATGTCCAAGGACGCCCAGCAGTTCCCGCTCTTGGATGCGGAAGAGCAGCGCGTGTTCAAGATTAACATCTCCCTGCTCGCCGTGCTCGATTCGATGCAGACGATGTTCGTCGGCGACGTGAAGCGGTATTTTACCGACTCTTCCCTGGAGGCAATTTCGGCGATCATCGGGCAGCAGGAGGTCGTGCATAACCAGTCGTATTCCTACGTCCTCTCCTCGATCGTTTCCGAGCGGGAGCAGAAGGAGATTTTCGAATACTGGAAGCATGATCCCGTTCTCTTGGAACGCAACCAATTCATTTCGGAGATTTACCAGGAGTTCCGCGATAACCCGTCGCGGCAGAGCTTTTTCCAGGCGCTGGTGGCCGATTTGATTCTGGAGGGTATTTTCTTCTACAGCACATTCGCCTTCTTCTACAACCTGGCCCGCGACCAGAAAATGATGGCGACCAGCCAGATGATCTCCTACATCCAGCGCGACGAGAACCAGCACTGCTACTTCTTCGCTGAAGTGTTCAAGCAGCTGCTTGAGGACTTCCCGGAGCTGAACACCAAGGAAAATATGGATTATGTGTACCGGACCATCGACCGGGCCGTTGCCCTTGAGACAAACTGGGCGCATTATACGCTGCAAGAGGTGCGCGGCATCGACCTTCGCGAACTTAGCGACTACATCAAATATATCGCCAACAAGCGCCTCACCCTGATGGGACTGGACAAAGCGTACCCGGGTGTGGATGTGAACTGCATGCCGTGGATCAAGCCTTTCTCCGATGAGGCGCTGAACGCGACGAAGACCGACTTCTTCGAAGCCAAGTCCCGCAACTACGGCAAGGTGGGCGACGACAACGGGTTTGACGATCTGTAA
- a CDS encoding aminoglycoside N(3)-acetyltransferase, producing MREIQGNLITVETLAEDLRRLGVLEGMTVLLHSSFKSLGEWVAGGPAAVILALEQVLGEAGTLIMPTHTTDLTDPSGWCNPPVPKEWWATIREQMPPYAPDLTLPRGMGIIPEAFRKQQGVRRSGHPLYSFAAWGKHADTVTAGHELPYGLGDGSPLGRLYDLDGMVLLLGVGHLNNTSMHLAEYRANYPGKKEAAAGAPVSKDGVRRWARFPDLAWSSDDFGEIGEDFERETGLVRHGLVAAAPAKLMSQRAIVDYAIHWMTQRR from the coding sequence ATGAGAGAAATACAGGGGAATTTGATTACGGTAGAGACGCTGGCGGAGGACCTTAGGCGGCTTGGCGTGCTGGAAGGCATGACGGTGCTACTGCATTCCTCCTTCAAGTCACTTGGCGAATGGGTGGCTGGCGGACCTGCCGCCGTTATTCTGGCGCTTGAACAAGTGCTGGGCGAAGCGGGCACGCTCATTATGCCGACGCATACGACAGATCTGACCGACCCTTCGGGCTGGTGCAACCCCCCGGTTCCGAAAGAGTGGTGGGCTACGATACGGGAGCAGATGCCACCCTATGCCCCGGACTTGACGCTTCCGCGCGGGATGGGCATCATCCCGGAAGCTTTTCGCAAGCAGCAGGGAGTAAGGCGCAGCGGGCATCCGCTGTATTCCTTCGCCGCTTGGGGCAAGCATGCCGATACGGTCACCGCCGGACATGAGCTGCCGTACGGTCTTGGCGACGGGTCGCCGCTTGGGCGCCTGTACGATCTGGATGGCATGGTGCTGCTGCTCGGTGTGGGGCATTTAAACAATACCTCTATGCACCTCGCGGAATACCGTGCAAACTATCCCGGCAAAAAAGAAGCGGCCGCCGGCGCTCCGGTCTCCAAGGATGGAGTCAGAAGGTGGGCGCGGTTTCCGGATTTGGCATGGAGCTCGGATGATTTTGGCGAAATCGGCGAGGATTTTGAAAGGGAGACGGGGCTAGTCCGGCACGGTCTTGTCGCGGCGGCTCCCGCGAAGCTCATGTCCCAGCGGGCCATCGTCGATTATGCCATTCATTGGATGACGCAGCGGCGCTAG
- a CDS encoding HNH endonuclease has translation MSILLVDPHATKQCAYCHQYKPLSEFRRRTGKRSKSESRRGACRECRKRREAEAAHKAAEATGRQAAPKSRAAAPESGAAAPKADRPAAAAAVRAAEVPGRQAAPVPAGGSAPAPGGTGRASLRRQTEAPARKASAPGGAPAQAPVPGAAAPSAAGEARLPRERKHKRSRRPDSSERRLHGSAADGSAKPKPRPRAAEQTSALQRQRGPRPAPDDVSALIPSKQGMILMRGHSDKGRRWHQEIDLDLAVTLVREQAAVVVNRRTIRRLYSNKDFRRYILTRDNYTCYFCGLYGDTIDHLLPRAKGGHTTPVNCVCACNLCNQAKADQYADEFMGK, from the coding sequence ATGTCCATACTATTAGTTGATCCGCATGCAACCAAACAGTGCGCTTATTGTCATCAGTATAAACCGCTCTCGGAATTCCGCCGACGCACCGGCAAGCGCTCCAAATCGGAGTCTCGCCGCGGCGCCTGCCGGGAATGCCGAAAACGCCGCGAAGCCGAAGCGGCCCATAAAGCCGCCGAAGCGACCGGCCGCCAAGCGGCGCCCAAGTCCCGGGCGGCGGCGCCAGAATCCGGCGCGGCGGCTCCGAAGGCGGACCGCCCGGCAGCAGCGGCGGCAGTCCGCGCCGCCGAAGTGCCCGGCCGCCAAGCGGCGCCGGTTCCGGCGGGCGGCTCCGCCCCGGCGCCGGGCGGAACCGGCAGGGCCAGCCTGCGCCGCCAGACAGAAGCGCCAGCGCGGAAGGCGTCCGCGCCGGGTGGTGCGCCAGCGCAGGCGCCTGTACCGGGCGCTGCCGCGCCAAGCGCCGCCGGGGAGGCGCGCCTGCCCCGCGAACGCAAGCATAAGCGTTCCCGGCGCCCGGACTCTTCCGAGCGGAGGCTGCATGGCTCGGCTGCGGATGGCTCCGCCAAGCCCAAGCCCCGGCCGCGCGCGGCGGAGCAGACGTCGGCCCTTCAGCGCCAGCGCGGGCCAAGGCCCGCTCCGGATGATGTCTCCGCGCTCATTCCCTCCAAGCAGGGAATGATTCTGATGCGGGGGCACAGCGACAAAGGGCGGCGCTGGCATCAGGAGATCGATCTCGATCTCGCCGTTACTCTGGTTCGAGAGCAGGCCGCCGTGGTAGTCAACAGGCGGACGATCCGCCGGCTGTACAGCAACAAGGATTTTCGCCGATATATTTTGACCCGGGACAACTATACATGCTATTTCTGCGGTCTGTACGGGGATACGATCGACCACCTGCTGCCCCGCGCCAAAGGTGGACATACAACGCCGGTAAACTGCGTCTGCGCCTGTAATCTGTGCAACCAGGCTAAGGCGGACCAGTACGCGGATGAATTTATGGGCAAATAA
- the serS gene encoding serine--tRNA ligase, with amino-acid sequence MLDMVWIRENAELVRQTAKWKKVDFPLDELLEWDDRRRGLRQETEELRARRNALTKEVEARLREGNPAESETVKEQVRELGGRLTEVEARLGESETKCRELLLRAPNPVSKDTPIGESDKDNVEIRRCGEPPAFGFALRDHVELGELHDIIDIPRGVKAGGPRSYTLKGTGLYLHLAVQRLALDVLTARGFTVMDVPAIVRPETLVRTGFFPGGEDQTYELSGENRWLAGTSEVPLVSLYSDETVDLKGPIRLAGMSACFRREVGSAGRDVRGLYRVHQFSKIEQVVLCESDPEVSERMLQEILANAEHILQLLELPYRVVAVCTGDMSLKTHKQYDIETWMPGRNAYGETHSASNLLDFQARRSNIRYLGTDGRLRYCHTLNNTAAATPRILIPLLENHQQEDGSIYIPQALRKYMDGREVIPAPQPAPGI; translated from the coding sequence ATGCTGGACATGGTTTGGATTAGGGAAAATGCGGAGCTTGTCAGACAGACGGCCAAGTGGAAAAAGGTGGACTTCCCGCTGGATGAGCTGCTGGAATGGGACGACCGACGGCGCGGACTGCGGCAAGAGACCGAAGAGCTGCGGGCTCGGCGCAATGCGCTTACCAAGGAAGTTGAGGCGCGGCTGCGGGAGGGAAATCCTGCGGAGAGCGAAACGGTTAAAGAACAGGTCAGGGAACTGGGCGGCCGTCTGACTGAGGTGGAAGCGCGGCTCGGAGAATCGGAAACCAAATGCCGGGAGCTGCTGCTGCGGGCGCCGAATCCCGTATCGAAGGATACGCCGATCGGGGAGAGCGACAAGGACAACGTGGAGATCCGGCGCTGCGGGGAGCCGCCCGCGTTCGGCTTCGCGCTCCGGGATCATGTGGAGCTTGGCGAGCTGCATGACATCATCGACATTCCGCGCGGCGTGAAGGCGGGTGGACCGCGCAGCTATACGCTCAAGGGAACCGGGCTGTATCTGCATCTAGCTGTGCAGCGGCTCGCGCTTGATGTGCTGACCGCCAGGGGGTTTACGGTCATGGACGTACCGGCAATCGTCCGCCCGGAGACGCTGGTGCGCACCGGGTTCTTCCCCGGCGGAGAGGATCAGACTTATGAGCTAAGCGGCGAGAACCGCTGGCTTGCCGGGACCTCGGAGGTTCCGCTCGTCTCGCTGTACAGCGACGAGACCGTCGACTTGAAGGGGCCGATAAGGCTTGCCGGAATGTCGGCCTGCTTCCGCCGCGAGGTCGGCTCGGCGGGCCGGGATGTGCGCGGGCTGTACCGGGTGCATCAGTTCTCGAAGATCGAGCAAGTCGTCCTGTGCGAGAGCGACCCGGAGGTATCGGAGCGTATGCTGCAGGAGATTCTGGCGAACGCCGAGCATATTTTGCAGCTGCTGGAGCTGCCTTACCGCGTCGTGGCCGTCTGCACCGGCGACATGTCGCTGAAGACGCATAAGCAGTACGACATCGAGACCTGGATGCCGGGGCGGAACGCTTACGGGGAGACGCATTCGGCGTCGAATCTGCTCGATTTCCAGGCGCGCCGCTCGAATATCCGCTACCTGGGAACGGACGGCAGGCTGCGGTACTGCCATACGCTGAACAATACGGCAGCTGCCACGCCGCGCATCCTTATTCCGCTGCTGGAGAACCACCAGCAGGAGGACGGTTCGATTTATATTCCGCAGGCACTGCGCAAATATATGGATGGACGGGAGGTTATTCCCGCTCCACAGCCGGCCCCGGGTATCTGA
- a CDS encoding S-layer homology domain-containing protein yields the protein MNLSSQCKRSYSLLLTAALLLTALFPAVNYGSGQAYAAGAAQAENSVAVPDASTVQLATYSDQDFQLRVLHTNDTHGHLENVAKRISAIKSERTGNSILLDAGDVFSGTLYFTKFEGLADLKFMNYIGYDAMTFGNHEFDKGLPTLKTFMDGASFPFVSANIDFTTKNSELAGLYHNETGLIGDPSTPAKNGNIYPTVIKDVYGEKVGIIGLTTEETVGLSSPGDKITFENYKTSAEQAVSMLQAQGINKIIALSHLGYNIDQQLAVEVPAIDIIVGGHTHTKLDVPVEVPHGSTGDTTLIVQTGEYGQNLGELDVSFSTSGQITSFSGRLLDVAKYAEDAEAKSMLAPYDAQLETVRQTVVGYTYTDLYTHRMIDGKMVRVARQEEIPLGNLIADSINSKSTELVSKLLSPSELSPIKGFVAIQNGGGIRAPINQGDITLGEVLTTLPFNNSLVALKVTGKEIISSLENGVSGLEADQGRFPQVSGMRYTFDSAKQPEIVDPATNQVKQEGKRIVSVEIKQPDGSYTPVDPEGYYILSTNSFMAGGGDFYRALAGAKVDGRYYELYVPDYDVFNEYLGKIGQVNIGLEGRITNLKGASASPAPGSGGGTVTAPTPAPSASPAPAQAQVTTLTAEDLTKRLAALPAGSSELVIPVTASAGGAEVVLPGSALLQQAAATPELVLTFDTGQASYSLPLSVLNGTAITTQLGTGDFTVTVAIKPADAATTAGVNQAAAKQGSLTLAAPVMQFSVTAKAGNRSVPINRFGSKYVERTIQAGRTLDNKTATGVVYDPDTGALSFVPSVFTANTDGTAKVTIKRASNSYYTVVESSKTFGDTASHWAKSSIDLLASKLIVNGNETGTFSPSKPVTRAEFAALITRALGLEAIDGKTDFKDVNPSKWYAGAIRTASAAGLISGYPDGGFYPDSPITRQEIAAILSKATKHAGMWLPDDREALGRFKDQSAIAAWSRRSAAELAAAGIIQGSPDGFFAPGQTATRAEAAVMLEKTLKVLKFID from the coding sequence ATGAACTTATCTTCTCAATGTAAGAGATCGTACAGTCTCCTGCTGACAGCTGCCCTGCTGCTGACCGCTCTGTTCCCGGCCGTCAATTACGGCAGCGGACAAGCCTATGCGGCTGGAGCGGCGCAAGCGGAAAATTCCGTGGCTGTCCCGGATGCGTCAACCGTGCAGTTGGCTACCTATTCTGACCAGGATTTCCAACTCCGTGTGCTGCACACGAACGACACCCACGGCCATCTTGAAAATGTGGCCAAACGAATTTCGGCAATCAAGAGCGAGCGTACCGGCAATTCAATCCTGCTGGACGCGGGCGACGTTTTCTCCGGAACGCTCTATTTTACAAAATTCGAGGGTCTGGCCGACCTGAAGTTCATGAATTACATCGGGTACGACGCCATGACTTTCGGCAACCATGAATTCGACAAAGGACTGCCTACGTTAAAAACCTTCATGGACGGGGCCTCATTCCCGTTCGTCAGCGCCAACATCGATTTTACAACGAAAAATAGCGAGCTTGCCGGGCTGTATCACAATGAAACCGGCCTGATCGGCGACCCCAGCACCCCTGCCAAGAACGGCAATATTTACCCCACTGTCATCAAGGATGTCTACGGCGAGAAAGTCGGCATTATCGGCCTGACCACGGAAGAAACCGTCGGACTCTCGTCTCCGGGCGACAAAATCACCTTCGAGAATTACAAGACAAGCGCAGAGCAGGCAGTAAGCATGCTGCAAGCGCAAGGCATTAACAAGATTATCGCCCTTTCCCACCTTGGGTATAACATTGACCAGCAGCTCGCGGTGGAAGTGCCTGCAATCGATATTATCGTTGGCGGCCATACCCATACGAAGCTGGACGTTCCGGTAGAGGTTCCGCACGGAAGCACCGGAGACACCACACTCATTGTGCAGACGGGCGAATACGGACAAAATCTCGGGGAGCTCGATGTCTCCTTTAGCACCAGCGGCCAGATCACTAGCTTCTCCGGCAGACTGCTGGATGTTGCCAAATACGCGGAAGACGCCGAAGCCAAATCGATGCTCGCCCCGTATGACGCCCAGCTTGAAACCGTCCGTCAGACCGTTGTCGGTTATACCTACACGGATCTGTACACTCATCGTATGATCGACGGCAAAATGGTGCGCGTGGCGCGGCAGGAAGAAATACCGCTCGGCAACCTGATCGCCGACAGCATCAACAGTAAATCTACGGAACTGGTCAGCAAACTGCTCTCCCCGTCCGAACTGTCTCCCATTAAGGGCTTTGTAGCCATTCAAAACGGCGGCGGCATCCGGGCTCCGATTAACCAGGGCGACATTACTCTCGGCGAAGTGCTGACGACCCTGCCGTTCAACAACAGCCTTGTAGCTCTCAAGGTTACCGGCAAGGAAATCATTTCATCTCTGGAAAACGGCGTTAGCGGCCTGGAAGCGGATCAGGGACGGTTCCCGCAGGTATCGGGAATGCGGTACACTTTCGATTCGGCGAAACAACCGGAAATCGTTGATCCCGCTACCAATCAGGTCAAGCAGGAAGGCAAGCGGATCGTATCGGTGGAGATCAAGCAGCCGGACGGCAGCTACACTCCGGTTGACCCGGAAGGCTACTATATTTTGTCCACGAACTCCTTCATGGCCGGAGGCGGCGACTTCTACCGGGCGCTGGCGGGGGCCAAGGTGGATGGTCGTTATTATGAACTGTACGTGCCGGACTATGATGTGTTTAATGAGTATTTGGGCAAAATCGGCCAGGTGAACATCGGCCTTGAAGGCCGGATCACCAATCTGAAAGGCGCTTCGGCTTCGCCTGCGCCCGGAAGCGGCGGCGGAACCGTGACCGCGCCAACCCCGGCGCCTTCGGCTTCGCCTGCACCGGCTCAGGCTCAGGTAACGACCCTGACGGCCGAAGATTTGACGAAGCGTCTGGCAGCTCTGCCTGCCGGCAGCAGCGAGCTGGTCATCCCGGTCACCGCCTCCGCAGGCGGCGCGGAAGTCGTGCTTCCGGGCAGCGCGCTGCTTCAGCAGGCTGCCGCGACACCTGAGCTCGTACTGACCTTTGACACAGGCCAGGCCTCCTACTCGCTGCCGCTGAGCGTACTTAATGGTACAGCGATTACGACTCAGCTTGGAACGGGCGACTTTACAGTTACCGTCGCTATCAAGCCTGCGGATGCGGCCACGACCGCCGGAGTTAACCAGGCTGCCGCGAAGCAAGGCTCGCTCACGCTGGCCGCGCCGGTCATGCAGTTCTCCGTCACGGCCAAAGCCGGAAACCGCAGCGTACCGATTAACCGTTTCGGCAGCAAGTATGTGGAAAGAACGATCCAAGCTGGCCGTACGCTGGATAACAAGACGGCTACGGGCGTCGTGTACGATCCGGACACGGGTGCGCTTTCCTTCGTTCCTTCCGTCTTTACGGCAAATACGGACGGTACGGCGAAAGTCACCATTAAACGAGCCAGCAACAGCTATTATACCGTTGTCGAATCCTCCAAGACTTTCGGTGACACCGCCAGCCACTGGGCGAAATCGTCCATTGATCTGCTGGCCTCCAAGCTGATTGTCAACGGAAATGAGACGGGGACGTTCTCACCGTCGAAACCGGTGACCCGCGCAGAATTCGCGGCGCTGATCACACGGGCGCTGGGTCTAGAAGCGATAGACGGCAAGACGGACTTCAAAGATGTTAACCCGTCCAAATGGTATGCGGGAGCGATTCGGACGGCCTCGGCGGCGGGACTGATCTCCGGCTATCCGGACGGCGGCTTCTATCCGGACAGCCCGATCACCCGTCAGGAAATAGCGGCCATCCTGTCCAAAGCGACGAAGCATGCCGGAATGTGGCTACCCGATGACAGGGAAGCCCTGGGTAGATTCAAAGATCAATCAGCAATCGCGGCATGGTCAAGAAGGTCGGCAGCCGAGTTAGCCGCGGCCGGCATCATTCAGGGCTCTCCGGATGGCTTCTTTGCTCCGGGGCAGACCGCAACCCGCGCGGAAGCGGCGGTCATGCTGGAGAAGACACTGAAAGTGCTGAAATTCATTGACTAA
- the ssuE gene encoding NADPH-dependent FMN reductase: MAKIAVINGTPSLVSRINAVIEYAENVLGGKGFEVERINVAELPPEDLIHTKFESEAIVKANGLVAEADALIIVSPVYKASYTGVLKTFLDLIPQKGLAGKIVLPLFMGGSLAHLLTIDYALKPVLSVLGARHILGGVYAVDSQVVRNDAGAVEIAEELRLRLDNALGEFAEEVEHKAARKARS; the protein is encoded by the coding sequence GTGGCTAAGATTGCAGTGATTAATGGAACGCCGTCGCTCGTATCGCGCATCAATGCGGTGATCGAGTATGCAGAGAACGTGCTTGGCGGCAAAGGATTTGAGGTCGAGCGGATCAATGTGGCGGAGCTGCCGCCGGAAGATCTGATTCATACGAAGTTCGAGAGCGAAGCGATTGTCAAAGCGAACGGCCTCGTGGCGGAAGCGGACGCTCTGATCATTGTAAGTCCGGTATATAAGGCTTCCTATACGGGGGTCCTCAAGACATTTCTGGATCTGATTCCTCAAAAAGGGCTTGCCGGAAAAATCGTGCTTCCACTCTTTATGGGCGGCAGCCTTGCGCACCTGCTCACGATTGATTATGCGCTGAAGCCGGTATTGTCCGTGCTGGGCGCGCGCCATATCCTTGGCGGCGTGTACGCGGTTGACTCCCAGGTCGTGCGTAATGATGCCGGAGCGGTGGAGATTGCCGAAGAGCTGCGCCTGCGTCTGGACAACGCGCTGGGTGAGTTTGCGGAAGAAGTGGAGCATAAGGCGGCCCGTAAGGCGCGCTCGTAG
- the sdaAA gene encoding L-serine ammonia-lyase, iron-sulfur-dependent, subunit alpha: protein MNFQTLSQLAVLAEQRALSIGALMVEEQSAESGRSAEHEFAKMKEYYGVMKEAVRRGMQEDTTSRSGLTGQDAQRVGAYNAASESCLGGPAGQAMAYALAVSEVNASMGRIIATPTAGSCGIIPGVFLSCQERFGWDDDYMTYGLFAAGAIGYVIANNSFVSGAEGGCQAEVGSAIGMAAGALTELRGGTPAQAVHAVGLALKNTLGLICDPVGGLVEIPCIVRNGFGAVTALAAADMALAGVRSVIPSDEVIKVMLEVGSSMPEIHRETAGGGLAQTPTGRKIMDDLRRK, encoded by the coding sequence ATGAATTTTCAAACGTTGAGCCAGCTCGCCGTTCTGGCGGAACAACGGGCTTTGAGCATTGGCGCTCTGATGGTGGAAGAGCAAAGCGCAGAATCCGGACGGTCAGCCGAACATGAATTTGCCAAAATGAAGGAATATTACGGAGTAATGAAAGAAGCTGTCCGGCGGGGAATGCAGGAGGATACAACTTCGCGCAGCGGACTTACGGGACAGGACGCCCAGCGCGTCGGCGCCTATAACGCCGCGAGTGAATCCTGCCTTGGCGGCCCGGCCGGGCAGGCGATGGCCTATGCGCTCGCCGTCTCGGAGGTGAACGCCTCGATGGGGCGCATCATCGCCACGCCGACGGCCGGGTCCTGCGGCATTATTCCCGGTGTATTCCTAAGCTGCCAAGAGCGCTTCGGCTGGGACGACGATTACATGACGTACGGTCTGTTTGCCGCCGGAGCCATTGGCTATGTCATCGCCAATAATTCCTTCGTCTCCGGTGCGGAGGGAGGCTGCCAGGCCGAGGTCGGCTCGGCGATCGGGATGGCGGCGGGAGCACTGACCGAGCTGCGCGGCGGCACTCCGGCTCAGGCGGTGCATGCCGTGGGTCTGGCGCTGAAGAATACGCTCGGACTGATCTGTGATCCAGTCGGGGGACTGGTTGAAATCCCCTGCATCGTCCGCAACGGCTTCGGCGCTGTGACAGCGCTGGCCGCAGCGGATATGGCGCTGGCGGGAGTGCGCAGCGTCATTCCATCCGACGAGGTCATCAAGGTTATGCTGGAGGTAGGCTCGTCCATGCCGGAGATTCACCGCGAGACGGCCGGCGGAGGGCTCGCTCAGACGCCGACCGGCCGCAAAATCATGGACGATTTGCGGCGCAAATAG